The following proteins are encoded in a genomic region of Gloeocapsa sp. PCC 73106:
- a CDS encoding hemolysin family protein yields MSAIITEIVFVLLLIIANGIFSGSEIAVVSARKVRLEQMVSRGNKKAKAALKLANSPNDFLSTVQIGITLIGILSGAVGGATLAQRLKPVFDNIELLKPYSEGLSVVIVVTIITYLSLVIGELTPKRVALNDPEKIACAVAKPMRLLSKLTAPFVTVLSFSTEVLLKLFGIQASTEPEVTAEEIKVLIEQATVSGMFEESEQEMVERVFRLGDRPIKALMTPRFEIVWLNIEASLEENQRQITESNYSRFPVCHQNLNNCLGILRGSNFLSARLVGQEVNLETMLQQPLYVPENITALKVLEQFKKTGIHLALITDEYGDIEGLVTFNDLLEAIVGDISSFEDIEEPMIIQRDDGSWLLDGLLSIDDLKDLLDKESLPGEETRGYHTLGGFVVDFLGHIPKSAEHFDWEGLRFEVVDMDGTRVDKVLVGKGPGPHYETPQDEQEEN; encoded by the coding sequence ATGTCTGCCATTATTACTGAGATTGTATTCGTTCTTCTATTGATCATCGCTAACGGTATATTTTCCGGATCGGAAATTGCTGTGGTTTCTGCACGTAAAGTTCGCCTGGAACAAATGGTTAGTCGAGGTAATAAAAAAGCAAAAGCTGCGCTTAAACTAGCAAACTCTCCTAATGATTTCCTCTCTACCGTGCAGATTGGGATAACTTTGATTGGTATCCTCAGTGGTGCAGTTGGTGGAGCAACCCTAGCTCAACGCTTAAAACCTGTGTTTGATAATATTGAGTTGCTCAAACCTTATAGCGAAGGTCTCAGCGTTGTTATTGTCGTAACTATTATTACCTATCTTTCCTTGGTAATTGGGGAACTAACGCCGAAACGGGTGGCTTTGAATGATCCAGAAAAAATAGCCTGTGCAGTTGCCAAACCGATGCGTTTGTTGTCTAAGTTAACAGCTCCCTTCGTTACTGTACTGAGTTTTTCTACCGAAGTATTATTGAAACTATTTGGTATTCAAGCATCTACTGAGCCGGAGGTAACGGCGGAAGAAATTAAGGTTCTGATTGAACAAGCAACGGTATCGGGTATGTTTGAAGAATCAGAACAGGAAATGGTGGAGCGAGTGTTTCGATTAGGCGATCGCCCCATTAAAGCTTTAATGACTCCCAGATTTGAAATCGTTTGGCTCAACATCGAAGCTTCCTTAGAAGAAAATCAACGTCAGATTACCGAAAGTAACTACTCACGCTTTCCAGTTTGCCACCAAAACTTAAATAATTGTCTGGGTATCTTACGTGGTAGCAATTTTCTCTCGGCTCGTCTTGTGGGACAAGAAGTTAACCTGGAAACAATGCTACAACAACCTCTATATGTTCCGGAAAACATCACGGCTTTAAAAGTTCTGGAACAGTTTAAGAAAACGGGGATTCATTTAGCCTTGATTACGGATGAGTATGGCGATATTGAAGGATTGGTCACCTTCAATGACTTATTAGAAGCGATCGTAGGAGACATTTCTTCTTTTGAAGATATAGAAGAACCTATGATAATTCAAAGGGACGATGGCTCTTGGTTGCTAGATGGTTTACTTTCAATCGATGATCTCAAAGATTTACTTGACAAAGAATCATTACCTGGAGAGGAAACTAGAGGCTATCATACTCTGGGTGGCTTTGTGGTGGATTTCCTGGGACATATTCCCAAATCAGCTGAACACTTTGATTGGGAAGGATTGCGATTTGAGGTCGTGGATATGGACGGTACGCGAGTAGATAAAGTCTTGGTAGGAAAAGGACCTGGACCACATTATGAAACGCCACAGGATGAGCAAGAAGAAAACTAG
- a CDS encoding exopolysaccharide biosynthesis protein, with product MHLRFSQDIKLLLQHLAEKPLTLGDVIAETSERGFSLVIALLILPFLVPTPPGLSTPLGLACLIMSVQMAVGRRTPWLPRKIASFKFPHWFAQTLLRNLQRVTKILEKISRPRFQKFAENELTWRINGLCLTWLAILLMSPYPPATNPIPAVGILLLAVANIESDGVLMWIGYLITVLNTLFFGFAFYILYTGATYLLPNLIP from the coding sequence ATGCATCTGAGATTTTCTCAAGATATTAAATTATTATTGCAACATTTAGCTGAAAAACCTTTGACACTGGGAGATGTTATCGCAGAAACCTCCGAAAGGGGTTTTAGTTTAGTAATAGCATTACTGATATTACCCTTTTTAGTACCTACGCCGCCAGGACTTAGTACTCCTCTTGGTTTGGCTTGCTTAATCATGTCAGTGCAGATGGCTGTTGGGAGACGCACACCTTGGCTACCTCGCAAAATCGCTAGTTTCAAATTCCCTCATTGGTTCGCTCAAACACTGTTGCGAAATTTACAACGCGTGACCAAAATCTTGGAAAAAATCTCTCGTCCCCGTTTTCAGAAGTTCGCCGAAAATGAATTAACCTGGCGCATCAATGGACTGTGTCTCACTTGGTTGGCAATATTGTTAATGTCGCCCTATCCTCCTGCTACTAATCCTATTCCCGCTGTGGGAATCTTACTTTTGGCAGTTGCAAATATTGAATCTGACGGTGTATTGATGTGGATAGGATATCTAATTACTGTTTTGAATACCTTGTTTTTTGGTTTTGCCTTCTATATTTTATATACAGGGGCTACTTATTTGTTACCGAATCTTATTCCCTAA